A genome region from Arachis duranensis cultivar V14167 chromosome 6, aradu.V14167.gnm2.J7QH, whole genome shotgun sequence includes the following:
- the LOC107495633 gene encoding uncharacterized protein LOC107495633 yields MATSASCSSTESALMTKTLQGSRRRFRAPIGFRVSMPRKLKLFNRIRASMVDSSDFVSRMEKTWLISQQPRPIVCSSCNSKGHTECKWCGGTGFFIIGDKMLCEVPSKNTSCIICNGKGSMCCSNCQGTGFRAKWLEEPPTSK; encoded by the exons ATGGCTACTTCTGCATCTTGTAGTAGTACTGAATCAGCACTCATGACAAAAACATTGCAGGGTAGTAGAAGAAGGTTCAGAGCACCAATTGGTTTCAGAGTTTCTATGCCACGTAAACTAAAGCTATTCAATAGAATCCGAGCTTCTATGGTGGACTCATCTGATTTTGTTAGTCGCATGGAAAAAACCTGGTTAATCTCCCAG CAACCACGGCCAATTGTTTGTTCGTCTTGCAACTCAAAGGGGCATACTGAATGCAAATGGTGTGGAGGTACTGGTTTCTTCATTATTGGTGACAAAATGCTCTGTGAAGTTCCATCGAAAAATACCAGCTGTATTATTTGCAATGGCAAG GGATCCATGTGTTGTTCTAATTGTCAAGGAACCGGCTTTCGCGCAAAGTGGTTGGAAGAACCTCCAACTTCAAAGTAG
- the LOC107495595 gene encoding pentatricopeptide repeat-containing protein At1g09900 gives MALSFNPLRKGLQYRFLSYFYDCSLCCVDLNLCSSSLPAKSSVSGFGAQGQGKRENHSSRFPGELRVTADDDASKGQNFNFGSLDTLSDDEEEEDGDGDGKGSSNGDDESLEFMSSSNGNDNHAYGESIGRVEIDEHEFRHPLVKEVCRLITYRSAWNPRLEGYLRYLLRRLKPPHVCAVLRSQEDERIALNFFYWADRQWRYKHNAIVYYTLLDVLSKTKLCQGAKRILKLMMRRGIKCSPEAFGYVMVSYSRAGMLRHAMQVLTVMQKAGVEPNLSICNTAIYVLVKGSKLEKALRFLNRMELVGIKPNVVTHNCLIKGYCDLNRVEDALELIMEMPSKGCPPDKVSYYTVMAFLCKEKRIEEVKLLMEKMVVNSKLIPDQITYDTLIHTLSKHGHADDALAYLREAEDKGFHIDKVGYSAVVNSFCKKGKIDETKSLVNEMYSKGCIPDVVTYTAIIDGFCRMGKIDEAKKMLQQMYKHGCKPNTVSYTALLNGLCHNGKSLEAREMLNVSEEHWWTPNAISYSVVMHGFRREGNLSAACDLVRQMVGKGFFPTPVEINLLIQSLCQNQEVVEAKRFLEECLNKGCAINVVNFTTVIHGFCQIGDLEAALSVLEDMYLINKHPDVVTFTTLFDALGRKGRLDEAAELIMKMLGKGLDPTPVTYRTVIHHYCKWEQVNDMLKLLEKMLVRKPLRTLYNQVIEKLCAFGKPEEAEKLLGKVLRTASNLDANTCHVLIESYLTKGLPLSANRVASRMFSRNLVPDLKLCQKVSKKLMSDGKLVEADNLMLQLVERGIQQNETNL, from the coding sequence ATGGCACTGAGCTTTAATCCATTGCGAAAGGGTTTACAATATAGATTCTTGAGCTATTTCTATGATTGCTCTTTATGTTGTGTTGATCTGAATCTGTGCTCTTCATCATTGCCTGCAAAAAGTTCTGTTTCTGGTTTTGGGGCTCAAGGTCAGGGTAAACGTGAAAATCATAGTTCTAGGTTTCCAGGGGAATTGCGTGTTACTGCCGATGATGATGCGAGTAAAGGTCAGAACTTCAATTTTGGTAGTCTTGATACACTGAGTGatgatgaagaggaagaagatggtgatggtgatggaaaAGGTTCTAGTAATGGTGATGATGAGAGTCTTGAGTTTATGAGCTCCTCTAATGGCAACGACAATCATGCATATGGAGAGAGTATTGGTAGAGTTGAAATTGATGAACATGAATTCAGGCATCCATTGGTTAAGGAAGTTTGTAGGTTGATTACATATAGGTCAGCTTGGAACCCTAGACTTGAAGGATATTTGAGGTACTTATTGAGAAGATTGAAGCCCCCACATGTTTGTGCTGTCTTACGCTCTCAAGAAGATGAACGGATTGCTTTGAATTTCTTCTATTGGGCTGATCGGCAGTGGCGCTACAAACACAATGCTATTGTCTACTATACATTGTTAGATGTGCTTAGCAAGACTAAATTGTGCCAGGGTGCTAAGCGGATTCTTAAGCTTATGATGCGCCGTGGAATAAAATGTTCTCCTGAAGCTTTTGGCTATGTGATGGTGTCTTATAGTCGAGCAGGCATGTTGAGGCATGCCATGCAAGTTTTGACCGTGATGCAGAAAGCTGGAGTTGAACCTAATTTATCTATATGTAACACTGCTATCTATGTTTTAGTTAAGGGCAGCAAATTGGAGAAGGCACTGAGATTCTTGAATCGAATGGAACTGGTTGGAATCAAACCCAATGTTGTCACTCATAATTGCTTGATCAAGGGTTACTGTGATCTGAATCGGGTTGAAGATGCATTGGAGCTTATTATGGAAATGCCATCCAAGGGATGTCCCCCTGACAAGGTTAGTTATTATACTGTGATGGCTTTTCTCTGCAAGGagaaaagaattgaagaagTGAAGCTGTTGATGGAGAAAATGGTGGTGAATAGTAAATTAATTCCAGATCAGATTACATATGATACACTTATTCACACGCTATCCAAGCATGGACATGCAGATGATGCTTTGGCTTACTTAAGAGAAGCAGAAGATAAGGGCTTCCACATTGATAAGGTTGGGTATAGTGCAGTAGTTAACTCCTTTTGTAAGAAGGGCAAAATAGATGAGACGAAGAGTTTAGTGAACGAGATGTACTCGAAGGGCTGTATTCCTGATGTTGTGACATATACTGCTATTATTGATGGATTTTGTCGCATGGGGAAGATAGATGAAGCGAAAAAGATGCTGCAGCAGATGTACAAACATGGGTGCAAGCCAAATACCGTTTCATACACAGCTTTGTTAAATGGCCTGTGCCACAATGGGAAATCGTTAGAGGCAAGGGAGATGCTGAATGTAAGTGAGGAGCATTGGTGGACGCCAAATGCCATAAGTTACAGTGTTGTGATGCATGGTTTTCGTAGGGAAGGAAACTTGTCCGCGGCTTGTGATTTGGTTAGGCAAATGGTTGGAAAGGGATTTTTTCCAACTCCAGTTGAAATTAACCTGCTAATACAGTCCCTGTGTCAAAATCAGGAAGTAGTTGAAGCTAAAAGATTTTTAGAAGAATGCCTGAATAAGGGTTGTGCCATCAATGTCGTAAACTTTACTACTGTAATTCACGGTTTTTGTCAGATTGGTGACTTGGAAGCTGCTCTATCAGTGCTAGAAGACATGTACTTAATCAACAAACATCCTGATGTTGTCACATTTACAACATTGTTTGATGCATTGGGGAGGAAAGGTAGATTGGACGAGGCTGCTGAGTTAATAATGAAGATGCTGGGCAAAGGTTTGGATCCTACTCCGGTAACATATAGGACAGTCATCCACCATTATTGTAAATGGGAGCAAGTGAATGATATGTTGAAACTATTGGAAAAAATGCTTGTTAGGAAGCCATTAAGAACATTATACAATCAAGTAATTGAGAAACTTTGTGCTTTTGGGAAACCCGAGGAAGCTGAGAAACTTCTGGGAAAGGTTTTGAGAACAGCATCAAACCTTGATGCTAATACATGCCATGTGCTCATTGAAAGCTATCTGACTAAAGGGCTTCCTCTATCAGCAAATCGAGTGGCTTCTAGAATGTTCAGCCGTAATTTGGTTCCTGATTTGAAGTTATGTCAGAAAGTGAGCAAGAAGCTAATGTCTGATGGAAAGTTGGTTGAGGCTGATAACCTTATGTTGCAACTTGTTGAGCGTGGAATACAACAAAATGAGACGAATTTGTGA
- the LOC110273072 gene encoding uncharacterized protein LOC110273072, producing the protein MSSRGSERGIRRGNPVVEPKQGRRGGNSSASTSNVSRYYMSMTLTDFLKNGPPRFNVNANALEADQWFREVERFLYTQHIPEVQSVEIVTHMLEGDAQNWWQELCHTLQVELTDVPWKKFKTEFYGRYFLHAFRIAKELELMQLRQKDISVADYTREFDNLCCFSKTCQGNPADYEEWKCAQYEKGLRRDIFNYVYPQKLTNFTELVKKSQLAEDCSMKWTLLQEAFGETTPEEPRRYGLGMYFRCGAPGHMSRDCSRGRAADAGWPRQDRGKYDTECVEWICSV; encoded by the coding sequence ATGTCATCTCGTGGATCCGAACGAGGTATACGGAGAGGAAATCCCGTGGTTGAACCAAAGCAAGGACGTCGAGGTGGAAACTCTAGTGCTAGTACGAGTAACGTAAGTCGATACTATATGTCAATGACCCTTACTGATTTCCTCAAGAATGGTCCACCTCGGTTTAACGTAAACGCCAATGCCTTGGAGGCTGATCAGTGGTTTCGAGAAGTAGAGAGGTTTTTGTACACTCAGCACATTCCTGAAGTACAGTCAGTAGAGATAGTGACTCATATGTTGGAAGGAGATGCTCAGAATTGGTGGCAAGAATTGTGTCATACCTTGCAGGTGGAGTTAACGGATGTCCCTTGGAAAAAATTCAAGACAGAGTTTTATGGGAGATATTTCTTGCATGCATTTCGCATTGCAAAAGAATTGGAGTTAATGCAGTTGAGGCAAAAGGATATATCTGTTGCTGACTATACCCGTGAATTCGACAACCTGTGCTGTTTCTCAAAAACTTGTCAAGGAAATCCAGCCGattatgaggaatggaagtgtgctCAGTATGAGAAAGGACTAAGAAGAGATATCTTTAATTACGTGTATCCACAAAAGCTAACAAATTTCACTGAGTTGGTTAAGAAGAGCCAGCTCGCAGAGGATTGCTCCATGAAGTGGACACTGCTACAGGAAGCCTTTGGTGAGACCACTCCAGAGGAGCCGCGCAGGTACGGACTGGGAATGTATTTTCGATGTGGAGCACCGGGACATATGTCTAGGGATTGTTCGCGTGGGAGAGCCGCAGATGCGGGTTGGCCACGACAGGATCGAGGTAAGTATGATACCGAATGCGTAGAATGGATTTGTTCTGTGTAG
- the LOC107495613 gene encoding probable monogalactosyldiacylglycerol synthase, chloroplastic, whose product MHNPASVNHEQRSLFDLGTQIYRFTFNSTLPGPDTFSSSSFLHFNARAPKRTVLKVRAFAFATFVNDFNRAVTFYCDRVPIGFASLRIGSFRDPNGNGSGDGNGGRVGSGDDGNGNGVREDGGNGVVEGEGLQFNGGEGVGPKKVLILMSDTGGGHRASAEAIKAAFYEEFGDHYQVFVTDLWTDHTPWPFNQLPRSYSFLVKHGPLWKMTYYGTAPRVVHQSNFAATSTFIAREVAKGLMKYKPDIIISVHPLMQHVPLRILRAKGLLEKIVFTTVVTDLSTCHPTWFHKLVTRCYCPTTDVAKRAQKAGLQPSQIKIYGLPVRPSFVKPVRPKDVLRRELGMDVDLPAVLLMGGGEGMGPIEATARALGNSLYDENNGSSIGQILVICGRNKKLANKLNAINWKIPVQVKGFVTKMEECMGACDCIITKAGPGTIAEAMIRGLPIILNDYIAGQEAGNVPFVVENGCGKFSKSPKQIAKIVAEWFGPKAIELKVMSQNALRLARPDAVFKIVHDLHELVRQRSFLPEYSYAA is encoded by the exons ATGCATAATCCGGCTAGTGTTAACCACGAACAACGTTCTCTCTTCGATCTAGGAACCCAAATCTATCGCTTCACCTTCAATTCCACTCTCCCTGGACCAGAcactttctcctcttcttccttcctcCACTTCAACGCACGTGCGCCAAAGCGCACCGTTTTGAAGGTCAGGGCTTTCGCCTTCGCTACCTTCGTCAACGACTTCAACCGTGCGGTTACGTTCTACTGCGATAGGGTTCCGATTGGCTTCGCTTCGTTGAGGATTGGTTCCTTCCGAGACCCCAATGGCAATGGAAGTGGTGATGGGAATGGAGGGCGTGTTGGGAGTGGTGACGATGGGAATGGGAATGGAGTCAGGGAAGATGGTGGCAACGGTGTTGTGGAAGGTGAAGGGTTGCAGTTTAATGGCGGAGAAGGTGTGGGTCCCAAGAAGGTGTTGATTCTCATGAGTGACACTGGTGGTGGACATAGGGCTTCTGCTGAAGCTATCAAAGCTGCTTTCTATGAAGAATTTGGCGATCATTACCAG GTGTTTGTTACTGATTTATGGACCGATCACACTCCTTGGCCGTTCAATCAACTCCCAAGGAGCTATAGCTTTTTGGTGAAACACGGGCCATTATGGAAGATGACCTACTATGGAACTGCCCCACGTGTTGTGCATCAGTCTAATTTTGCAGCAACTTCAACATTCATAGCTCG TGAGGTTGCTAAAGGGCTAATGAAATATAAGCCAGATATAATAATCAGTGTGCATCCACTGATGCAGCATGTTCCACTTCGTATTTTGAGGGCAAAGGGGCTTTTGGAGAAGATTGTTTTTACAACAGTTGTTACTGATTTAAGCACATGCCATCCTACATG GTTTCATAAGCTTGTAACTAGATGCTATTGTCCAACAACAGATGTTGCAAAACGGGCACAGAAAGCTGGACTTCAGCCATCCCAAATAAAGATTTATGGTCTACCTGTCCGACCTTCCTTTGTTAAGCCTGTTCGTCCAAAG GATGTACTAAGGAGAGAATTAGGCATGGATGTCGATCTTCCTGCTGTATTATTGATGGGAGGAGGTGAAGGTATGGGTCCAATTGAGGCTACTGCTCGGGCACTTGGAAATTCATTGTATGATGAAAATAATGGGTCTTCCATTGGTCAGATTCTTGTGATTTGTGGTCGCAATAAGAAGCTTGCTAACAAACTAAATGCAATTAATTGGAAGATTCCTGTGCAG GTCAAGGGATTTGTCACCAAAATGGAGGAATGCATGGGAGCTTGTGATTGCATCATTACAAAG GCAGGCCCAGGGACAATTGCTGAGGCCATGATCCGAGGCCTCCCAATTATTTTGAACGATTACATTGCTGGGCAG GAAGCTGGCAATGTCCCCTTTGTAGTAGAAAATGGTTGTGGGAAGTTTTCTAAATCACCAAAGCAGATAGCTAAAATTGTTGCAGAATGGTTCGGTCCAAAAGCCATCGAGCTAAAAGTAATGTCACAAAATGCATTAAGGCTAGCAAGGCCTGATGCTGTGTTTAAGATTGTCCATGACCTTCATGAGCTTGTAAGACAAAGAAGCTTCCTACCAGAGTATTCTTATGCAGCTTAA
- the LOC107495610 gene encoding uncharacterized protein LOC107495610 has protein sequence MASNRERETNKRLGEEELDAEAKRQRKDEESSTPSAAASIANPLSGLANNYADIDEEEYYDRKGRLSTNERRNDGSQKNGNGYEELGDSDSDDDDSSEPLYGGRRSRQIEVRKDCPYLDTVNRQVLDFDFEKFCSVSLSNLNVYACLVCGKYYQGRGKSSHAYTHSLEAGHHVYINLRTEKVYCLPDGYEINDPSLDDIRNVLNPRFTPKDVEQLDKNKQWSRALDGSSYLPGMVGLNNIKETDFVNVTIQSLMRVTPLRNFFLIPENYQHCKSPLVHRFGELTRKIWHSRNFKGQVSPHEFLQAVMKASKKRFRIGAQSDPVEFMSWLLNTLHADLKSSKKNTSIIYDCFQGELEVVKEIPNKGITDKKENGEDLNKNEKNSDGATERDAFVKETSKMPFLMLGLDLPPPPLFKDVMEKNIIPQVPLFNILKKFDGETVTEVVRPHIARMRYRVTKLPKYIIIHMRRFTKNNFFVEKNPTLVNFPVKNLELKDYIPLPTPKENEKLRSKYDLIANVVHDGKPGEGFYRVFVQRKSEELWYEMQDLHVSETLPHLVALSEAYMQIYEQQQQQQ, from the exons ATGGCTTCAAACCGGGAAAGGGAAACTAACAAGAGGTTAGGGGAGGAAGAGCTTGATGCAGAGGCTAAAAGGCAGAGAAAGGATGAGGAGTCTTCTACTCCTTCTGCTGCTGCTTCCATTGCAAACCCTCTTTCTGGGTTGGCCAATAATTATGCCGACATTGATGAGGAGGAATATTATGATAGAAAGGGAAGGCTTTCTACTAATGAGAGGAGGAATGACGGGTCCCAGAAAAATGGGAATGGATATGAAGAGCTGGGTGATAGTGATAGTGATGACGATGATTCCAGCGAACCATTATATGGTGGAAGACGCAGTCGACAAATTGAGGTTCGGAAGGACTGTCCTTACCTTGATACTGTTAATAGACAG GTTTTGGATTTTGACTTTGAGAAGTTCTGTTCTGTCTCTCTGTCGAATTTGAATGTGTATGCGTGCTTAGTTTGTGGGAAGTATTACCAAGGCAGGGGTAAAAGTTCTCATGCCTATACACACAGCCTTGAAGCAGGACATCATGTTTATATCAATCTCCGAACTGAGAAAGTCTACTGTCTACCCGATGGATATGAAATTAATGATCCTTCATTGGATGACATTCGTAATGTCCTTAATCCAAG GTTTACTCCAAAGGATGTTGAGCAACTTGACAAAAATAAGCAGTGGTCTAGGGCACTTGATGGTTCTAGTTACCTTCCTGGAATG GTGGGACTCAATAATATTAAGGAGACTGATTTTGTGAATGTAACAATCCAGTCCTTAATGAGAGTTACCCCCTTGCGGAATTTTTTCCTTATACCTGAGAACTATCAACACTGCAAATCCCCACTTGTTCATCGATTTGGCGAACTGACGAGAAAGATCTGGCATTCACGAAACTTTAAAGGACAG GTCAGCCCGCATGAGTTTCTGCAGGCAGTGAtgaaagccagtaagaaacggtTTCGGATAGGAGCTCAATCTGACCCAGTTGAGTTCATGTCGTGGCTTCTTAATACGCTACATGCAGATCTTAAATCTTCGAAGAAGAATACCAGCATAATTTACGATTGCTTTCAG gGCGAACTTGAGGTTGTAAAAGAGATTCCTAACAAAGGGATCACCGATAAGAAAGAAAACGGTGAGGACCTAAACAAGAATGAGAAAAATTCAGATGGTGCTACAGAGAGAGATGCATTCGTCAAAGAAACTTCCAAGATGCCATTTCTAATGCTAGGATTGGATTTGCCACCGCCTCCACTTTTCAAAGATGTGATGGAGAAAAATATAATACCCCAG GTTCCTCTCTTTAACATTCTAAAGAAGTTTGATGGGGAGACTGTTACAGAGGTGGTTCGTCCTCACATAGCAAGAATGCGGTATCGGGTTACCAAATTGCCTAAATATATCATTATTCACATGCGTCGATTTACTAAGAACAATTTTTTTGTGGAGAAAAATCCCACTTTAG TCAACTTTCCTGTTAAGAACCTGGAGTTGAAGGACTACATTCCCTTGCCAACGccgaaagaaaatgagaaattgCGATCTAAATATGATTTAATCGCCAATGTCGTCCATGATGGCAAACCTGGTGAAGGTTTCTATAGGGTATTTGTTCAACGCAAATCAGAAGAACTATG gtACGAGATGCAGGATTTGCACGTCTCAGAAACACTTCCTCATTTGGTTGCACTTTCAGAAGCTTATATGCAGATATATGAGCAGCAACAGCAACAGCAATAA